The window tatatataaatttgaaaaataaagtatTAACCTGTGGAAGTAATGACTGGCTGGATATTTGCATGTTTGGAGAGTGCTTCCATGCATTCTTCTTTGCTCATGTTGAAAGTTATGCACTTCTCTATCAAGTGTTgtacctatatatatatatatcaaagacCACATGAGAAATAAGTACCGATCCACCAAATTTAAATTTggaagaaaagcaaatctgaatatatatatttgtttttctttgaaCTTCATAATCCCATCAAATACAAAGAAAAAGAGTAGCTTACCGTGTGGATGTATTGAGCAGAAGAGTCTGATGCCATGATCGAGTTCTTgcacaaaattttaatcaaatctTTTTCTTGATCGAGATCGAGAAGAAGGGTTGGTGACTGGTgagaaaatttagaaatatcgGAAATGATGGGGTTACAGAAATTAAAATACCTCCAAAAACCTGCATTAATGGAACCCCAGATGTTGAAAACGTTGGAATATGAAAAAACAAAGAATGAACGATGATGTTGACATTATATATTGTTTCATACATAATAATAGACAGGAACGAAGCCATAATAGGGCAACCGCATTTGTtgagaataatatattttaatgaaaatattaataataagggTGGGGACCAGAGCAGTAGTCCCACGTGGGAGCTGATAGCTGATTGGTTGGGAGGAGATTGGGTAGATTTTAGTACTAACCACCTCGGCGACTCTTCTTAAAATATACAGTCGACCACTTCACGTGATTAGTGGGCCCATGGAACCGTGAAGCCCAATCGGATCCTTTATTTCAGGCTTTTTTAAGAAAGGTCCAAATCAAGGGCAAGGTCGATTATATGCAAGTTATTATTGTAAAACGACCCAAAGGTTTGAACCCAGCGGGAGGTGGAATCGCCGTGACGACTTTGCTCTGCTAAATTAATTTGTAATAAATAAtctaatttttagtatttttttttctaaataaatttcTCTTTTATTTAGTCCAACTTGGGTGGGGGGTACTGTTGTTTAACTGCGAAGAAATGAACTGAAAAATTCTTCAGTGTCGTTTGAAAATTATCAGAAgagattaatataattatttatacagCAAGCCCAAGTAAACTTGTAACAAGCTTTTATCAAAGTGATGTAAGACATCTTAACATATCATTCTCACttccaaaaataaacatttatagCGTGAATTTTACAAGTTGCTCAACTATGAGCAGCCCAACACATAAGGGCAGATccgtgctctgataccatgttaataTTGATACTTGAACAATCTTCTTTCTTGAGCTAACTTTTTGGGTTGAGTTAGATCTAAATCCGAATAACAATTACTTAGATTTAGAACCCAAGCATCTCTCTTTTATGAGAGAAGTTTATGTCAAGTATTTGGATTTGTTTAGCATCAGTTGTCTGATCATTTCTTGAGGTACACACCTCACATGCTCGATATAATACATTTGTAGTTAAATAATATAACTGCGATTCGAATCCGTCAAGCCGTACGGTTAATCAAAGCACGAGGTTAccatatatcatatttaaaatgggtttttcctagtagaTTTTAAAAACCTACAATTAAATTCTTTTACatgttaattattatataaatatatatcattattatgaaaaaataaatattttagccCTTTTTAAGTTCGGCGGGGATCGGGAAAACTTGATCAGTCGAGGTAAATGTTACATGGGCTTTAGCTGCTTAAGAGGCCCAATAGTTGCGGGTTGGTTTGGACCGAGCCTTATGTCGCTCCAGTTTCTTCTTGaactataataaaaattattttaaatttttttatcaattaaatttatttccccatttatatgattaaattaaattaaaaaaacatgttaCGAAAGTTATGAATCATGCAACTtgtttttgagtaggtctcgtATCCACCCTCTGTGCAATGGTCAGATCGATCTAATTCAGTCGACTTGGTTAATAaatacaatgaaaaataatatttttaaaataaaataaaaaaattaatttcaattaacttatatttcataatatttattattttttacatgacaaacaaaaaaaattatatcttttgCAGTGTTAAATAATACTTGAacgtaaaaagtaataattttcatgGGTATTATGAGATTAGATTGAAAATCCGCCCAACAAAGTTGACCAATGAGACTTTCTcacatagatttttttttaaaaaaatatttaaactgaATAATTTATGTATTGAACACATtagattttataataatatgagTAATACAAAAGTGATTAatgaataattaattacagttaaaatttgtaataaatattttaagcaaattttaaaactattatatattaataatatgaaaCTGGAGAATTGTGGTTTTTAAAATGcgcataaattatttatttataaataaagatTAAAACAATAAATGTTAAGAAGGTCACGTGGACAGCTCGTGCGCCACAGTGGTATAAATCACTCGATTCAACTCCGCCtccaaaaaccctaaacccgCTGTTCTCTAGATCAGGTACGCTCTTCTCGCTTACGCATTTCTTTCGAATTCGAATTAATTTTTCTGCTTCACGCCTGTGATTTTACACTGATTTTCGAATTCTAGGTTTATCGATCGATTGATTTTGCAGGTAAGGTGTCGCTAAATGGCTCCCGCTAAAGGTTCGTGTTTATCCAGATTTAATGAATTGCTGTTTCTGAAATAGTATAAATTGTGCATTGTAAGATTCAATTTTTGCGTCCGCTATGTTTACCGGAACGTTGCAATAGCTTTCCGCGTTTACCAGGATCACTGTAATGTTTTCGTTTGAGATTCGTGTAAATTGATTGGTGTTTAACGATTTGTATTTATTGTCGAAGTGGCAATGATTACTGAGAATATTAACATTTGGTTGAGGAAACCCCCCATGAAGTTTACTTTTTAGGAACTATAAGAACTGGGTCTTTAAATTTTGCATTTACCTTTGAGGCCCTCAACCTTGATTGGGCACTGAGACCAATATTTGCTTCCTGTTATTGTGCATgtttattaatgaaaaaaataatatgctGCATCAGTTTGATGTCAGTGGCTGTAGGTAGCATTTATGGGTTGGTTTTCTTATTTAAGATcaatttttatgtattaatttGGATGTTATgtctctcattttttaatccTTGCCTTGAGGAATGTGATTTTAATTTAATGGAATGTTGAGGATGGCTGTTTTTTTGTTGATAGTTTTACCTTTGCATTTATGTGCAGCTGATGCTGCGAAAAAGCCAGACCCAAAGGCTCAAGCCTTGAAAACTTCAAAAGCTGTGAAATCAGGTTCAACAACCTTTAAGAAGAAGTCCAAAAAGATACGCACAAAAGTTACATTTCATCGACCAAGGACATTGAAGCAGGACAGAAATCCCAAATATCCACGTATTAGTGCCCCTCCCCGCAACAAGCTTGACCATTACCAGATTCTGAAATATCCACTCACCACTGAGTCTGCAATGAAGAAAATCGAAGATAACAACACTCTTGTATTCATTGTTGACATTCGTGCTGACAAGAAAAAGATCAAGGATGCAGTCAAGAAAATGTACGACATTCAGACCAAGAAAGTCAACACTCTTATCAGGTATTCActgatttgattgatttttcTGCTAGCTTCATCTTATGCAGTTTTTCTTGTAACCGTAATTGAAGAATCAGTGTTCTCTTACTTGTTTCATCATATTGTATTACACCCATGGTTTGAATGTATCTGAAGTTTTCCTGCCTTTGACATAAATTAGTCATTGGTTTTTTAAGAATTGCTGGCAAATCCTTGCTAAGAAAGAACCTTTCAAAAATAAGCTGACAGACATAAATATACCAAAACCGATGGACATTTTGTTCTTATTTCTAAATTTACCCAATTATGAAATCACTCTGTACGATTTCTGAAGATATGGAATTTGGTTTGAGAATACTCTTTTGAATGCTTCAACGGAATTATGGTTTATGATTGCTATGTTGAtcatcaattttattttgtggATGGACAATCCTTGGATGCTAAAAATTAATTGGGTCCTGCTTTTCGCTATATAATCATTTGAATGCTTTTAATGGAATCATGGTTCATACCTTAATCACTTATCTTGTGATGGATGGATAGTCCTTGGATGATAAAAATATCGAGGGTCCTTTTGTTTCATGATCTAACAGTGATAAACCAATCAGGGCGTGGCAGAGAAGTATTGTTTGTGAGTTATTGGATGCAGAGCGCGGCACCTTCTAAATGTTTTCATCCGTGTTAATAGTTTCCAAAATCTAAACTATCTGACTCGTCTTGCTCCAATTTGTATCATATTTTGGTTTTTGTTACAATTATGACTCACCTGATTATATGTTGCCTCCTACTTATCGCTTGGCTTTTGTAAACGAGTTAACACATGCCTTCTTGTACATCTAATGattgttttttcttttgtttcagGCCGGACGGAACCAAGAAGGCATATGTTAGATTGACTCCGGACTACGATGCTTTGGACGTCGCCAACAAAATTGGGATTATCTAAACAATCTCCGAATCCCCCCAagttttgtgtttttgtttgtTCAATGGTCACTTTGAATTATGTGAATTTTAATGCAGAACCATCTATTGTTTTCATTTAGACGTTGGAGAATCAGATATGGTAACTCGCGTTGGCCTTCTAttagttttaataattatttatcatgttttaggaTCCTTCTTTGCTGATGATCAagtgttaattattaattaattaattaagactatataaatatacaggaattttatttatttagcgAAAGAATCATGAACTCTGTTATCGTAACGATGTATTGTACAGACGGTAAACAATTTTGAGTAGACGAGGCTTAatacatgtttcaaacataCGCTATCTTAAGGTGAAAGAAAAAACTCAAGTCTTGATAGAATTTTATGTAAGATAAACCAATATTTGTAGTATAAAGATGAAACCATTTTGAAATACtaataaaatgaacaaaatttgtaaaaaattaaatgattaatcaaataaatttttaaagtttatattATTCAATTGGTTTAACCAAAACCAAAAAATCGAAATGATTAAACAAATATAAGCTTTTAAATTTGCCATTTGACTCATAAGCCTTTTCTCGCTCTCCAACAACTCGCCGACGCGAATGGCTATCGCCGCCGCCTCAACGCTGCCGTTTGCCGCCGCCAACCGCAGCCCGCTCTCGTACTCCTCTCACCTTTCTTTCAACTTCTTGCGGTTGTCGTCGTCGATTCAGAAACCTAACATTCTGAATTCAAACACCATTTCCTCTGCCCCAAACAAACATAATTTCCGCGTTATCTCTGCTATGAGCGTTGAGATCCCCGAGAAGAACTCTCCTACGTCGTTTCTTGATCATAAAGAAAGCGGAATCCTTCATTTCGTCAAGTATCATGGACTCGGCAATGATTTCATATTGGTAAGTTATACATCTGTGCGAAATGCGGACTATTTTTTTAATCCTATTGATTTTGATGTGAATATCTGTAATAAGTTGAATAGAAAGGTTGAAGCTTTTTACTGGTATAGTTTTggaaataaaatttatgatGTTAATTTGTTGCTGAGGTGCTCAATACTTCTTAGGATCAATGATCAAAATTTTGGGCAATGCTAGGTCATCCCGTATTGGTCTTCCTCTTACATGTTGACTATCTGTTGACTTGATAGAGTACCTGGTGATATATAATCTATCtttctttgattttcattgaATGTTTGACATACTTGATGGAAATTTTACGCTTactttataatattaattttctgAAATATCCATATAGAGATGGTAGTGAATGTACCAGgaaattttttatctttatttcaAAGTTATCTCTATCTCAAAGCCAAATTCGTAAATGCATAAAGATAGGCTCAAAACTCATCAATATTTTGATGAGAGGCAAGGTCATATCTGTGCGGCAGTGGTTGTCTTTCTGTAATTTCTTTGTTTAAGGCTTCACTTTCACGGGATCATTAAATTGAGCTGGCATTTTCATATATCTGATTCTATCGTTCTTTCTTCATTTACACTGGGTGTGGTGACAATGAATCCCTATTGACTATCTTCGAATACAGGATGACAATTGGACTTGACCAAAGATGAATGTGTAAAAGAATTTCTGCAGTGATTGAGTTAAAAAATGATCTGAGAGCTTTATTCTTTCAGTTCATTTTGTGttattaaattgaaaaatattttaaagatctAAGCCATCAAGAGGAAATTCCGtagtttatttttatatttttttagcttCACATAAAGCCAATAATGCATGCAGTACTTGCGAGTTATTATATGCTTTATTGTtagttttaatttattattttgtacATGTGCACTTTACGCACGTTTGATAATCGATGTAGTTCTAGGACTTGTTGGTTACGCTTCTAATTGTCATTGTCCGTGAGTACCAATTCAATAGGTAGATAATCGGGATACAGTAGAGCCCAAAATTACTCCTGAGCAAGCAGCGAAATTGTGTGACAGAAACTTTGGCGTCGGAGCTGACGGGGTGATATTTGTAATGCCCGGTATTAATGGAACTGATTATACCATGAGGATCTTTAATTCTGACGGTAGTGAACCAGAGgtaatcattttttatttaaattaacttGTCTATTGCCGCTTCCTTTTTATTGTATGCAGAATGATGATGGTATTATTTTTTCTCTAAGCATTGGATCAAATGgcataaaaaaaagaagaagtgtTTTTACTTAACATTTGCTTTAGAAACAATATTTTAGTGTTTCCAAACTAAGTGCATCTGAAGTTATTTAATGGTAAAGGAATATGAGATATTCTATGAATTACCACTTTCAAAAGTCTCCCAACTAAGAACGGAAGGCTTATGGAGGACTTTTTTGTTAGCTTAACATTCGAAGACGGAGGACTATCAAACAAGAGTCCATTAGTATCACTTTCCCTGTTAGTTCCTTTTCTTGAAGCAATTGTAATAGATATTTGATCCCATTGGTTCATTAAGGGAAATTATGCGTGTAGAAATTCATTCTGTTTTATCTTTTCCTATAACTTGGCATCTTCATCTTTGTTAAAGAAAATGCTTATAAGGCAACCTTTTGTTTTGTTGTCAGATGTGTGGTAATGGAGTTCGATGTTTTGCCAGATATATAGCAGAGCTTGAAAATCTACATGGGAAGCAGAGGTTTgaaaaaccctttatttttttggttaaaaaaaaattacattttcctATAAACTTCCTTTCCTTCTAATTTATTACCTTAAATTATGCTGGTTTCTTATGGTATCTATGAATTTTAAGTTGACCTTGATCATTATGTTACTATTTTTGTGGATAAATGAATTCCATGCAGTATATTGAAATTTTCGGAAAGTTTAATTTAAGCCGTAGACTCcctttgttatttttatttagccatctctctctatatatctgtgtgtgtaCCCTTATGtaaatgaatttattgtttGGTCTTGTAGCTTCACTGTGCATACTGGTGCTGGCTTAATCGTTCCCGAAATTCAAGAAGATGGAAAGGtactttttgaattttatacCTCACATTCTGCTATTTGAGTTTTGGTGGGTTGTAAATAGTATAGAAAATAAGTGAACATTTTACTTGCAAAACCTTACGTTTTTATTCTATGAATAGATTTTTTGGCATCATTACTTTAACTAATTTAGTCagcatttattaaaaaaaatcaggtcACAGTTGATATGGGTGAGCCGATTCTGAAGGGATCACAAGTTCCTACCAAATTACCTCCAAATAAAAATCAGTCTGTTGTTAAAGCAAAATTAGATGTAGATGGGGTAAGCTGGAATGTTACTTGTGTTAGCATGGGAAATCCTCATTGTGTCACTTTCGGTACAGAAGCGATCAAGGTATTTATTTATTACCTTCACTTGTAACCTGCTCATATGCTCAGTGATGCATAGCTGTTCCGTTTCTTGCTTCCTCTTCCCGATTACTTTTAATGGCACAGGATTTACAAGTCGATGAACTCAATTTAGCACAAGTCGGCCCCAAATTTGAACATAACGAAATGTTCCCTGCCCGAACAAACACAGGTACGGTGAATTGAGTCTGCCACTACTAGCAGAGATTTGTTTCATGTTGTATTTCTATTAGCCCGTATACTTGCTTAATTTTTAGCATACTAGATCAAATGAATACCTGTTACGGTTGTACTTGGCGGGCTatatttggagaaaataaaacgAGCTGGTCTCATATGTCCTTGTTGTCCATGATTTTAAAACTGTTACATTTATGTGTCGCTACATTGTAATACTTTGCCCTGTCGTATTACAGAATTTGTTCAAGTCTTCTCACCAAGTCACCTTAAAATGCGAGTTTGGGAACGTGGAGCAGGTTCATATGTTCTTTGTACCTTTATATTCAGACTTTCATTTTAACTGCTTATGCATATGCAGGCACAATTTCTATCTTTTCAATTACAAATTTAGAATCATCGACTTTCCATATCAGTCTTCCCACATGCTTAGTCCCCTTTTATCCTTCGACATTTTGAAGTAGTAGTTCTTTGTTTTTTTGCAGGTGCAACTCTGGCCTGTGGGACCGGAGCTTGTGCTGTAGTTGTTGCTGCAGTTCTCGAGGGTCGTGCTGGGAGAGTAAGTTCGAAACTGCAATTTTCCACGTTCTAAAGTTTATTAATTTGGATTATCCTGAATTAATTTTCGGCATGCAAACTTACACAACACAGATTTAGTCTCAGTTCCTTTAAGAATGAACACTCGGGGTGGTGGCGACGACGTTTAGTGTTGTTGCCACTTGcaacatgtttatttctcatgcttgtcatttttgttttcaactAAACAGAGTTGTCGAGTTGATTTGCCTGGAGGACCATTGGATATTGAGTGGAGAGAAGATGACAACCACGTCTACATGACCGGGCCAGCCGAAGTAGTCTTTTATGGATCAGCTCCCTTATAAGTGGCAATCCTTCATGTTAAACTGTAGGCTTTTGTCATATGGCCGGACTCTTTAGATGATGAAGCAAGTATGTCTGGTTCTTCTTTCGGGTTACCCAATGGCACGCTAAATTAATTGCTGATGATGTGCGACGCATGGGGTTGTGGTTATGTTCCATTTTGTTGATTCGACAATAAAGAGAACAAAGGTTATGGTTTTAGTTGAAAAAGTATTGCTTTTAGTTTGTATTATGTGCTCTTAATATTATAACTAATATTTCTGTAGAAGTTCAAGTCAAGACTCAAGAGGCTTGATCCGTTCAACTAATGTATGATAAGTTTACCGTTGAATCTAACAGCCTTCATCCAGTTCATTTTGCAATTACATTTTTTCTTTTACTTAATCAGTTACCGAATTGCcaaagttcaaaattttcttgCCCCACATCATTTTGATTCTACACTGGGCATACATCTGGGGCCTGTCAAACATACTCGCCCCTTGGATTCTCCCTTGGTAGTAAGTACTATTGACGTACGGATTACCAAAAAACGAAGGGGAATAATTATCGAACACAATATTTTGTTAACTCTTGGCTTGATTAGTCAAGCTTATGAGAAATACCTTGGAGACGAACAACCATTGAGTCGAATCGACACCGTCTCGCCCTCTAATGGAGAGGCTAGATATATTCAATTATCGCTGAGAGTGAAGATTTTTTCGCCTGTGATTGCACTCGCGAGCCGAGCTCATGAATAGGCATTCAAGCTCGAATTTTGTCCAATAATCCGTACAAAAAAGGCACATTATTTTTCTCATTCCATTACACATTATAAGCAGAAATCTCAGCTTTGCAACCAGATCAGCATATGCATCAATATTCTATGTCACATGAAACGATCTAAAATGAGTAAAATCTATATTTATTCAATGAGATTTCTCTTCTGCATCACCATACTTGGTTTTCTTGATCCTTTTCATCTCAAACAATCCTTTAACAAATGCATCCACTATCTTTTTCTGTGATTCCAGTATCATTTCATTCCTCTTCATCTCCATTTCCCTTCTAATCCCCTCCATTTCCCTTGCCAGCTCCATCTTTGCCCGTTCCATTTTCATGTACTCTTCCCCTAAGAAACTAATAGATTCCGCCATCTTCTCCACCGCATCTCTTCTCAGCTTTAAACCGTCCGTGGCCGCGGCTCTGTAACTTGGAGCAACAAAGCTATTGCCCCAATATTCTCCGGTCGGAATTTTCTCAACTCTTTTGCCTCTTAATCCTGGTGGAAGCATTTCTTGATGAAACCCGTTGCCGAAATCTACGTTTTTGGGGAAATTTTTTGGGATTCCATTCATTAGCTTTCTTGATCGGGAATTTACTGGATTTTCATCCGGAGGCATGTCCTCTTCTTCCTGGTATGAAGGATAATAATTTGAAAGCTTGGTGTCTGGATTGAATTTATTCTGTTTGACACCACTGTAAAATCCAAAATCGGGACTCGAATCGTTGGTATTCTTGTATTGAAGCTTCGACTTCAAGGAATTATGATCGGGATAAGGATTAGGGTCAATCCCATCACCCGAATTCCCCGATTTCTGAGACTCAGCCGGAGGGGTGGTTCCGTTCTCCATAGCCTCCATGTAATCGAagaaaaaccaagaagaaaagaaGCGTCCGGCCCGGTAAGGGTAGGTGACAGAGCGTTGTTTCTCTGCACGGTAGCGCTGGCGGAGCTTCTCCATCTTGTGGCGGCACTGCGCGGAGGTCTTTGCCGGGGAGGCATCCGGGCAGCGGTTGGCCACGGTTTCCGCCACTGCATCCCAGTCCGCCGTGCGGAGGTACCCTCGGCGGAGGGCGTACCATCTCTCGCGGTAGGCATCGATGAGAACCAAGGTTTCGTCTTGGGTCCAGCATGGAGGTGGGAATCTCCGGGGAGCCTTCGCGGCCGTGTCAGCTACCGTGACCGTTACTTCGGCAGCTTCGGCGGCGGTCAAGGCGGATGGCATGGTGCAAGGATATTATAGATCAAGACTGATAGTTGGATACGATCCAATGCGGAGGCGCAAGTTAGCAAGAGGAGGAACGCTGCGATCCACGGAGAAAATATGTGGGACAAGATCAGGCCGGGATGGcgcacaggataagaataaatgaATATGGATAAAAGAGGAGTGGATGTGTGTGGGGGATGGGTGTAATAGCCACGCGGAGCACAATAGCAGCTAGGTGGGGTGGGTGGTGGTGGTGGGAGTTGGAATGACAAAGCCTgctaccaccaccaccaccaccaccgtgCCCCCTTTTTCCACATCTTACCTCACGCTCGTCTTATGTTATTCATTAGTTTTTTTCCTATCAAATTTATCCcataattattgttttaattttaaatcttttaagttttaataccgcaaaatatttggatcattacataatttatgataatataCATATCtggtttaatttaatttaatttaattatagaaAATTGTAGCAGAAATAAAACAGAGCATTCATTATTTAGAGCAGAAGATTTCAAAAAAATCGGAAGCATTTGGTTGTGTGTTCTTAAAAGACTCGATTTGAAAATACTTTTgtgatttaatttttgaaatatgttTCCTGAAAATTGTAAAAAGAAAAGAACCCATGTTTTTGAATCGTCTatctattttatgaaattaaacgagtttggaaaaattcaaaacttaaataagaaattatcaaattaactggatatatatatatataaaactccGATTGTTGAAATGATTTGGAGCTGGTATATTACTGAGATGCAAACAGAAAATGTAAAACTCCATTTGGTTAGAACGCGGCAATTTGTTAGCTGGGATCTCTACAAATGTTTGGCTTCTCTCTGCAACTACGGTGCATCAACTTTTGTTATTCTCTTCGCTTGTTTGTCTCGTGGAATGGCTACTTGCTTCTTCACATAGATTGGTGGCCACGACGACTTCCAAATTTGAACACCCGTCGCCTTGTTCATCCAAATTTTTACTTTGCTTAGTTGGTAAGAACTCCTGTTCTGCGATCAAATGGGGCTCGTAGTCTTTCTTTTTCCCCCACACAACGAAATAAAGGCCGATAACTATTACGATTGCGCCGACGACTCTGCATAGAAGAACGTAATTAATGTGTTTAGCATAGTTTTTAGGGACACACAACTTGTGCAAGCGAAACCTTTTTCCCTCACCAATGCTTTTGAGATCCAATGAAGATGTACAGACCAACAAAATGGAAAAGTTTGAGGTTTTACCTCCCCAAATACATTTGCTCGGACAATATGAAAGAGCTGAGGCCAGCAACCATGACCATGCTCAGCGGGCTGAAGGCAGTTACGAAGACCGGACCTCTTTCTTTCATTACAACTCCTTGAACATAATAAGCGATACCGGAACAGAATATACCCTGCAATACTTGATTGTCAATGACTCTAGACTAAATTGTTTTTCTTATGTCGAAATAAGATATTTCAGTGGAGTTCTTGAATTATAACTCTAGATAATCGAATATCATGAAGACTTCAAAAACTGTTTCAGGAAAACATTGTAATATTCAAGACGCCAAATGCGAAATTTCAATCCATGATATTGCTTACACTGTATACAGCTGCAAGAAACTTGGTATCCCATGCTATGGACCAAGCTGCTGAGTTACCCTTCTCCATAACAAGTGCTACAGCCGTGCCCTCCACAGTTCCCAAAACACATATCCAAGCAGTGAGAGAGAGTTCAGCAGGGTACGTTTTCAAGACAATTGCCTAGAAATACATGGGAAATTTTAGGCTTCGATTA of the Primulina huaijiensis isolate GDHJ02 chromosome 1, ASM1229523v2, whole genome shotgun sequence genome contains:
- the LOC140986333 gene encoding large ribosomal subunit protein uL23-like, whose translation is MAPAKADAAKKPDPKAQALKTSKAVKSGSTTFKKKSKKIRTKVTFHRPRTLKQDRNPKYPRISAPPRNKLDHYQILKYPLTTESAMKKIEDNNTLVFIVDIRADKKKIKDAVKKMYDIQTKKVNTLIRPDGTKKAYVRLTPDYDALDVANKIGII
- the LOC140986353 gene encoding diaminopimelate epimerase, chloroplastic-like, with protein sequence MAIAAASTLPFAAANRSPLSYSSHLSFNFLRLSSSIQKPNILNSNTISSAPNKHNFRVISAMSVEIPEKNSPTSFLDHKESGILHFVKYHGLGNDFILVDNRDTVEPKITPEQAAKLCDRNFGVGADGVIFVMPGINGTDYTMRIFNSDGSEPEMCGNGVRCFARYIAELENLHGKQSFTVHTGAGLIVPEIQEDGKVTVDMGEPILKGSQVPTKLPPNKNQSVVKAKLDVDGVSWNVTCVSMGNPHCVTFGTEAIKDLQVDELNLAQVGPKFEHNEMFPARTNTEFVQVFSPSHLKMRVWERGAGATLACGTGACAVVVAAVLEGRAGRSCRVDLPGGPLDIEWREDDNHVYMTGPAEVVFYGSAPL
- the LOC140986364 gene encoding uncharacterized protein, with translation MPSALTAAEAAEVTVTVADTAAKAPRRFPPPCWTQDETLVLIDAYRERWYALRRGYLRTADWDAVAETVANRCPDASPAKTSAQCRHKMEKLRQRYRAEKQRSVTYPYRAGRFFSSWFFFDYMEAMENGTTPPAESQKSGNSGDGIDPNPYPDHNSLKSKLQYKNTNDSSPDFGFYSGVKQNKFNPDTKLSNYYPSYQEEEDMPPDENPVNSRSRKLMNGIPKNFPKNVDFGNGFHQEMLPPGLRGKRVEKIPTGEYWGNSFVAPSYRAAATDGLKLRRDAVEKMAESISFLGEEYMKMERAKMELAREMEGIRREMEMKRNEMILESQKKIVDAFVKGLFEMKRIKKTKYGDAEEKSH